A window of Pseudomonas monteilii contains these coding sequences:
- a CDS encoding 3-dehydroquinate synthase has protein sequence MQTLKVDLGERSYPIYIGEGLLDQAALLAPHIAGRQVAIVSNQTVAPLYLERLTRTLGAYSVLPVVLPDGEAFKNWETLQLIFDALLGARHDRRTTVVALGGGVIGDMAGFAAACYQRGVDFIQVPTTLLSQVDSSVGGKTGINHPLGKNMVGAFYQPQAVLIDTTSLSTLPARELSAGLAEVIKYGLICDEPFLGWLETHMTALRQLDAQALTEAIRRSCAAKAAVVGADERESGVRATLNLGHTFGHAIETHMGYGVWLHGEAVAAGTVMALEMSMRLGWIDRQARDRGIRLMQAAGLPVVPPAQMTPAQFMEHMAVDKKVLDGRLRLVLLRQLGQAVVTDDYPTEILQATLAADYRVIVAQVEGVTAQ, from the coding sequence ATGCAGACACTAAAGGTCGACCTGGGCGAGCGTAGCTACCCGATCTACATTGGCGAAGGCCTGCTGGACCAGGCGGCGCTGCTGGCGCCACACATCGCCGGACGGCAGGTGGCGATCGTCTCCAACCAGACTGTAGCGCCCTTGTACCTCGAGCGCCTGACCCGAACCCTGGGCGCCTACTCGGTGCTGCCGGTGGTCCTGCCCGATGGCGAAGCCTTCAAGAACTGGGAAACCCTGCAACTGATCTTCGATGCCCTGCTCGGGGCGCGGCACGACCGCCGCACTACCGTGGTGGCCCTGGGGGGCGGCGTCATCGGCGACATGGCCGGTTTCGCGGCCGCGTGCTACCAGCGCGGCGTCGATTTCATCCAGGTGCCGACCACCCTGCTGTCGCAGGTCGACTCCTCGGTCGGTGGCAAGACCGGCATCAATCACCCACTGGGCAAGAACATGGTCGGTGCGTTCTACCAGCCCCAGGCGGTGCTGATCGACACCACTAGCCTGTCGACCTTGCCTGCGCGCGAGCTTTCGGCGGGCCTGGCCGAGGTCATCAAGTACGGGTTGATCTGCGACGAACCGTTCCTCGGCTGGCTCGAAACGCACATGACGGCCCTGCGCCAGCTCGACGCCCAGGCACTGACCGAAGCGATCCGTCGCTCCTGCGCGGCGAAGGCGGCGGTGGTCGGCGCCGACGAGCGCGAGTCCGGGGTGCGCGCCACCCTGAACCTGGGGCATACCTTCGGCCATGCCATCGAGACCCACATGGGCTATGGCGTCTGGTTGCACGGCGAAGCCGTGGCTGCCGGGACCGTCATGGCGCTGGAAATGTCCATGCGCCTGGGCTGGATCGACCGCCAGGCACGTGATCGCGGCATCCGCCTGATGCAGGCGGCAGGGCTGCCCGTGGTGCCACCTGCGCAGATGACGCCTGCCCAGTTCATGGAGCACATGGCCGTCGACAAGAAGGTCCTCGACGGCCGCCTGCGCCTGGTGCTGCTGCGTCAGCTCGGCCAGGCCGTGGTGACCGACGATTATCCGACAGAGATTCTTCAAGCCACGCTGGCGGCGGACTACCGCGTGATCGTGGCTCAGGTTGAGGGTGTGACCGCGCAATGA
- a CDS encoding shikimate kinase — protein MQNLILVGPMGAGKSTIGRLLAKELRLSFKDSDKEIEQRTGANIPWIFDKEGEPGFRDREEAMIAELCALHGQVVATGGGVVMREANRRALHQGGRVIYLHASVEQQVGRTARDRNRPLLRTANPEATLRNLLEIRDPLYREIADLIVETDERPPRMVMLDILERLQKLPPR, from the coding sequence GTGCAAAATTTGATACTTGTAGGCCCCATGGGTGCAGGCAAAAGCACCATCGGGCGGCTGCTGGCCAAAGAGCTGCGCCTGTCGTTCAAGGACTCCGACAAGGAGATCGAGCAGCGCACCGGCGCCAACATCCCGTGGATCTTCGACAAGGAAGGCGAACCTGGCTTCCGTGACCGTGAAGAGGCGATGATCGCCGAGCTGTGCGCCCTCCACGGCCAGGTCGTGGCCACCGGCGGTGGCGTGGTGATGCGCGAGGCCAATCGGCGCGCGCTGCACCAAGGGGGGCGCGTGATCTACCTGCATGCCTCGGTGGAGCAGCAGGTGGGCCGCACCGCGCGGGATCGCAATCGCCCGCTGTTGCGCACGGCCAACCCCGAAGCCACGCTGCGCAACCTCCTGGAAATCCGCGATCCGCTCTACCGGGAGATCGCCGACCTCATCGTGGAAACCGACGAGCGGCCGCCGCGCATGGTGATGCTCGACATTCTCGAGCGCTTGCAGAAGTTGCCGCCCCGATAA
- a CDS encoding pilus assembly protein PilQ — protein sequence MNGRRWAMGAALMGAMTVSLAAGRDEPLSLHFQDVDVRAALQVLADHAGINLVASDAVQGHVTLRLQDVPWEQALDLILSSKGLGRRLQGNVLLVAPLAELAERRVDVELEQAPLERALLPIHHAKASELASLLMAAFEEEGLLAGRGGVGVDERTNTLVVTQPAGRLAQIRALVAQLDVPMRQVMIEARIVEADVDFQRALGVRWGGPLYGDKVRLGSELFVDLGVEQATAGLGLGLLRGDVLLDLELSAMEKNGHGEIVSQPKVFTADKETARILKGAEIPYQETSGSGATSVSFREASLSLEVTPQITPDDRVVMAVRVTKDEPDYINARNEVPPIRKNEVNAKVRVGDGETVVIGGVYSTVRNNVVDKVPFLGDLPYVGRLFRREAVQEKKSELLVFLTPRIMDDRAIVVSR from the coding sequence ATGAACGGACGCAGATGGGCGATGGGCGCGGCGCTGATGGGGGCCATGACGGTCAGTCTGGCCGCAGGACGGGATGAGCCATTGTCCCTGCATTTTCAGGACGTGGACGTCCGCGCGGCCCTGCAGGTGCTGGCGGACCACGCCGGCATCAACCTGGTGGCCAGCGACGCGGTCCAGGGCCATGTCACCCTGCGCCTGCAGGACGTGCCCTGGGAGCAGGCGCTGGACCTGATACTGAGCAGCAAGGGGCTGGGACGTCGGCTGCAGGGCAACGTGTTGCTGGTCGCGCCGTTGGCGGAGCTGGCCGAGCGACGGGTCGACGTCGAGCTGGAGCAGGCGCCTCTGGAGCGGGCGCTGTTGCCCATCCATCACGCCAAGGCCAGCGAGCTGGCCAGTCTGTTGATGGCCGCCTTCGAAGAGGAAGGGCTTCTGGCAGGCCGGGGCGGGGTAGGCGTGGACGAGCGCACCAACACGCTGGTGGTGACCCAGCCTGCCGGGCGTCTGGCGCAGATCCGGGCCCTGGTGGCCCAGCTCGACGTGCCCATGCGCCAGGTGATGATCGAGGCCCGCATCGTCGAGGCGGATGTGGACTTTCAGCGTGCGCTGGGGGTGCGCTGGGGTGGGCCGCTGTATGGCGATAAGGTCAGGCTGGGCAGCGAGCTGTTCGTCGACCTGGGGGTCGAACAGGCGACTGCCGGGCTCGGGCTGGGTCTGCTGCGGGGCGATGTGCTGCTCGACCTCGAGCTGAGCGCCATGGAGAAGAACGGCCATGGCGAGATCGTCTCGCAGCCCAAGGTCTTCACGGCCGACAAGGAGACCGCGCGCATTCTCAAAGGGGCCGAGATTCCCTATCAGGAGACCAGCGGCAGCGGCGCCACGTCGGTGTCGTTTCGCGAAGCCTCGCTGTCGCTCGAGGTCACGCCGCAGATCACCCCCGATGACCGGGTCGTCATGGCCGTGCGCGTGACCAAGGATGAGCCCGACTACATCAACGCCCGCAACGAGGTGCCGCCGATCCGCAAGAACGAGGTCAACGCCAAGGTGCGCGTCGGCGATGGCGAGACCGTGGTGATCGGTGGCGTGTACTCCACGGTGCGAAACAATGTCGTCGACAAGGTGCCATTTCTGGGCGATCTGCCGTATGTTGGACGGCTGTTCCGACGTGAAGCGGTCCAAGAAAAAAAATCCGAGCTGCTGGTCTTCCTGACTCCGCGTATCATGGATGACCGGGCGATTGTCGTGAGTCGTTGA
- a CDS encoding cell division protein codes for MTSLHADEAFLEHYQLSHDPFAARVPGFKFFPAQRKPVLGQLHHLARYSQLLLVVTGPVGSGKTLLRQALVASTNKQAVQSIVVSARGAGDAASVLGQVAQSLGIAQPEVQSILAQVVQLALTGQEVYLLVDDAEQLDESALQALLELTAGTPEARPHVFLFGEPSLIAGLDELSEGQERFHVIELEPYSEDETREYLEQRLEGAGRGIDVFTREQIVDIHEHSDGWPGTINQVARDTLIEAMIASRSSAKRPAMGFPMPKKHVLALSAVVVVAVAAAVLMPKKSDTPAQAPAEQAQLPLGQGQPNTVQSNNGKPAIEFSGSSQSLPMNGQSPVVREPLAEAAGMGEGEEGTAAGATAPQPSTPPTVTTTAPPQGMAAGPAPTPVQPQSTAPAQQAAVAPAPKPAPQAPAKPAAPAAKPAAPATQVATAKPAEKPASGGAGSSWYAGQKSGNYVLQILGTSSEASAQAFVKAQGGEYRYFKKTLQGKPLYVVTYGSFANRDAAVAAIKSLPAKVQAGKPWPRTVASVQQELSTSR; via the coding sequence ATGACCAGTCTGCATGCCGATGAGGCCTTTCTCGAACACTATCAATTGAGCCATGACCCGTTCGCCGCGCGCGTGCCGGGCTTCAAGTTCTTCCCGGCACAGCGCAAGCCGGTGCTCGGCCAGCTTCATCACCTGGCGCGCTACAGCCAGTTGCTGCTGGTGGTCACCGGACCGGTCGGCAGTGGCAAGACCCTGCTGCGCCAGGCGCTGGTGGCCAGCACCAACAAGCAGGCGGTGCAGAGCATCGTGGTCTCGGCGCGTGGCGCCGGCGATGCGGCCAGCGTCCTGGGGCAGGTGGCGCAGTCCCTGGGCATCGCCCAGCCAGAGGTACAGAGCATCCTCGCCCAGGTCGTGCAACTGGCCCTGACCGGCCAGGAAGTCTATCTGCTGGTGGACGACGCGGAACAACTCGACGAGTCGGCACTCCAAGCGTTGCTGGAATTGACGGCAGGCACGCCCGAGGCGCGCCCGCACGTGTTCCTGTTCGGCGAGCCGTCGCTGATCGCAGGGCTGGACGAGCTCAGCGAGGGCCAGGAGCGGTTCCACGTCATCGAGCTCGAGCCCTACAGCGAGGACGAGACCCGCGAATACCTCGAGCAGCGCCTGGAAGGCGCCGGCCGTGGCATCGACGTGTTCACGCGCGAGCAGATCGTCGATATCCATGAGCATTCCGATGGCTGGCCTGGCACCATCAACCAGGTCGCCCGGGATACATTGATCGAAGCCATGATCGCCAGCCGGAGTTCGGCCAAGCGACCAGCCATGGGGTTCCCTATGCCTAAGAAGCACGTACTGGCACTGTCCGCCGTCGTCGTGGTGGCCGTCGCAGCCGCCGTCCTGATGCCCAAGAAAAGCGACACGCCTGCCCAGGCACCCGCCGAGCAGGCGCAACTGCCGCTCGGCCAGGGTCAGCCGAACACCGTCCAGTCCAACAACGGCAAGCCGGCCATCGAGTTCTCCGGGTCGTCGCAATCCCTGCCGATGAACGGGCAATCGCCGGTCGTGCGCGAGCCGCTGGCCGAAGCCGCCGGCATGGGTGAAGGCGAAGAAGGCACTGCCGCAGGCGCTACCGCGCCGCAGCCTTCCACGCCGCCGACCGTGACCACCACCGCTCCGCCCCAGGGCATGGCAGCAGGTCCTGCGCCTACCCCGGTGCAGCCACAGAGCACCGCACCTGCCCAGCAGGCCGCCGTGGCGCCGGCGCCCAAGCCTGCACCCCAGGCACCGGCCAAGCCCGCTGCGCCCGCTGCCAAGCCTGCTGCGCCGGCCACTCAGGTCGCGACCGCCAAGCCTGCTGAAAAGCCCGCCAGCGGCGGTGCCGGCAGCAGCTGGTACGCCGGGCAGAAGTCGGGCAACTACGTGCTGCAGATTCTGGGCACCAGTTCCGAGGCCTCGGCCCAGGCGTTCGTCAAGGCGCAGGGTGGCGAGTACCGCTACTTCAAGAAAACCCTGCAGGGCAAGCCGCTGTACGTGGTGACCTACGGCAGCTTCGCCAACCGTGATGCCGCGGTCGCTGCCATCAAATCCTTGCCAGCCAAGGTCCAGGCTGGTAAACCTTGGCCACGTACCGTCGCCAGCGTCCAACAAGAGCTGTCGACCTCCCGCTGA
- the gltB gene encoding glutamate synthase large subunit (catalyzes the formation of glutamate from glutamine and alpha-ketoglutarate) produces the protein MKTGLYRPEEFKDNCGFGLIAHMTGTPSHHLLQTAMQALTCMTHRGGINADGKTGDGCGLLMQKPDAFLRAVATEQFGVELPAQYAVGMVFFNQDPAKAEAARANMDREILAAGLQLVGWRKVPIDTSVLGQLALERLPQIEQVFIGGEGLSDQDFAIKLFSARRRSSVANAADADHYICSFSHKTIIYKGLMMPADLAAFFPDLGDERLQTAICVFHQRFSTNTLPKWPLAQPFRFLAHNGEINTITGNRNWAMARRTKFANDLIPDLEELGPLVNRVGSDSSSMDNMLELMVTGGIDLFRGVRMIIPPAWQNVETMDADLRAFYEYNSMHMEPWDGPAGVVMTEGRHAVCLLDRNGLRPARWVTTTNGYITLASEIGVWDYKPEDVIAKGRVGPGQIFAVDTETGQILDTDAIDNRLKSRHPYKRWLRQHALRIQANLSDDPGVASYDVDQLKQYMKMFQVTFEERDQVLRPLGEQGQEAVGSMGDDTPMAILSRRVRSPFDYFRQQFAQVTNPPIDPLREAIVMSLEICLGAERNIFQESPEHASRVILSSPVVSPAKWRSLMALERDGFERELIDLNYEEHIGLEAAIRNIADQAEEAVRGGKTQLVLSDRAIAPGKLPVHASLAVGAVHHRLTEQGLRCDSNILVETATARDPHHFAVLIGFGASAVYPYLAYEVLADLIRTGEVLGDLDEVFKYYRKGISKGLLKILSKMGISTIASYRGAQLFEAIGLSDEVVGLSFKGVPSRIKGARFVDLEGDQKLLAIEAWSARKPIQQGGLLKFVHGGEYHAYNPDVVNTLQAAVQQGDYVKFKEYTALVDQRPVSMIRDLLKVKVAEQPITLEQVEPLTEILKRFDSAGISLGALSPEAHEALAEAMNRLGARSNSGEGGEDPARYGTLRSSKIKQVATGRFGVTPEYLVNAEVLQIKVAQGAKPGEGGQLPGGKVNGLIAKLRYAVPGVTLISPPPHHDIYSIEDLAQLIFDLKQVNPQALVSVKLVAEAGVGTIAAGVAKAYADLITISGYDGGTGASPLTSIKYAGAPWELGLAETHQTLRGNDLRGKVRVQTDGGLKTGLDVIKAAILGAESFGFGTAPMIALGCKYLRICHLNNCATGVATQNDKLRKDHYIGTVDMVVNFFTFVAEETREWLARLGVRSLGELIGRTDLLDVLPGDTERQQHLDLSPLLGSSHVPADKPQFCQVEKNPPFDKGELAEKMVALALPAVRDKAGGSFDLNICNCDRSIGARVSGEIARLHGNQGMAAAPLTFRFKGTAGQSFGVWNAGGLHLHLEGDANDYVGKGMTGGKLTIVPPAGSPFETQHSAIIGNTCLYGATGGRLFAAGTAGERFGVRNSGAHAVVEGTGDHCCEYMTGGFVCVLGKTGYNFGSGMTGGFAYVLDQDNTFVDKLNHELVEIQRISGEAMEAYRTHLARVLAEYVQETGSEWGRELSENLEDYVRRFWLVKPKAANLKHLLSSTRANPQ, from the coding sequence ATGAAAACAGGTCTGTATCGTCCCGAAGAATTCAAGGATAACTGTGGCTTCGGCCTGATTGCCCACATGACGGGCACGCCGAGTCACCACCTGCTGCAAACCGCCATGCAAGCCCTGACGTGCATGACCCACCGTGGCGGGATCAACGCCGACGGCAAGACCGGTGACGGCTGTGGCCTGCTGATGCAGAAGCCCGACGCCTTCCTGCGTGCCGTGGCGACCGAACAGTTCGGCGTCGAGCTGCCCGCGCAGTACGCCGTGGGCATGGTGTTCTTCAATCAGGACCCGGCCAAGGCCGAAGCGGCCCGCGCCAACATGGACCGTGAAATCCTGGCGGCCGGCCTGCAGCTGGTCGGCTGGCGCAAGGTGCCGATCGACACCAGCGTGCTGGGCCAGCTGGCGCTCGAGCGCCTGCCGCAGATCGAGCAGGTGTTCATCGGCGGGGAAGGGCTGAGCGACCAGGACTTCGCCATCAAGCTGTTCAGCGCCCGTCGTCGTTCCTCGGTGGCCAACGCCGCCGATGCCGATCACTACATCTGCAGCTTTTCGCACAAGACCATCATCTACAAAGGGCTGATGATGCCGGCGGACCTCGCCGCCTTCTTCCCGGACCTGGGTGACGAGCGTCTGCAGACCGCCATCTGCGTGTTCCACCAGCGCTTCTCCACCAATACCTTGCCCAAGTGGCCACTGGCACAGCCGTTCCGGTTCCTCGCCCACAACGGCGAGATCAACACCATCACCGGCAACCGCAACTGGGCCATGGCCCGGCGTACCAAGTTCGCCAACGACCTGATCCCGGACCTCGAGGAACTCGGTCCACTGGTCAACCGCGTGGGCTCCGACTCTTCCAGCATGGACAACATGCTCGAGCTGATGGTGACCGGCGGCATCGACCTGTTCCGTGGCGTGCGCATGATCATTCCGCCGGCCTGGCAGAACGTCGAGACCATGGACGCCGACCTGCGCGCGTTCTACGAATACAACTCCATGCACATGGAGCCGTGGGACGGCCCGGCCGGTGTGGTAATGACCGAAGGCCGTCACGCGGTGTGCCTGCTCGACCGCAACGGCCTGCGTCCGGCGCGCTGGGTGACCACCACCAATGGCTACATCACCCTGGCGTCCGAGATCGGCGTGTGGGACTACAAGCCCGAAGACGTGATCGCCAAGGGGCGCGTCGGCCCTGGTCAGATCTTCGCCGTCGATACCGAGACCGGACAGATCCTCGACACCGATGCGATCGACAACCGCCTCAAGTCGCGCCACCCGTACAAGCGCTGGTTGCGCCAGCATGCCCTGCGCATCCAGGCCAACCTGAGCGATGACCCCGGCGTGGCCAGCTACGACGTCGATCAGCTCAAGCAGTACATGAAGATGTTCCAGGTCACCTTCGAAGAACGCGATCAGGTACTGCGCCCGCTGGGCGAGCAGGGCCAGGAAGCGGTCGGCTCGATGGGCGACGACACACCCATGGCGATCCTGTCGCGGCGCGTACGGTCGCCGTTCGACTATTTCCGTCAGCAGTTCGCCCAGGTCACCAACCCGCCGATCGATCCGCTGCGCGAAGCGATCGTCATGTCGCTGGAAATCTGCCTGGGCGCCGAGCGCAACATCTTCCAGGAGTCCCCCGAGCATGCCTCGCGGGTGATCCTCAGCTCGCCGGTGGTGTCCCCGGCCAAGTGGCGCTCGCTGATGGCGCTGGAGCGCGACGGGTTCGAGCGTGAGCTGATCGACCTCAACTACGAAGAACACATCGGCCTCGAAGCGGCCATCCGCAACATCGCCGACCAGGCCGAAGAAGCGGTCCGTGGCGGCAAGACCCAGCTGGTGCTCAGCGACCGTGCCATCGCACCGGGCAAGTTGCCGGTGCATGCTTCGCTGGCCGTCGGCGCGGTGCACCATCGTCTGACCGAGCAGGGCCTGCGCTGCGACAGCAACATCCTGGTGGAAACCGCCACGGCGCGCGATCCGCACCACTTCGCCGTGCTGATCGGCTTCGGCGCCTCGGCGGTCTACCCCTACCTGGCCTACGAAGTGCTGGCCGACCTGATCCGTACCGGCGAAGTGCTGGGCGACCTGGACGAGGTGTTCAAGTACTACCGCAAGGGCATCTCCAAGGGCCTGCTCAAGATCCTCTCGAAGATGGGCATCTCCACCATCGCCTCCTACCGCGGCGCCCAGCTGTTCGAAGCGATCGGCCTGTCGGACGAGGTGGTCGGCCTGAGCTTCAAGGGTGTGCCGAGCCGTATCAAGGGCGCGCGCTTCGTCGACCTCGAAGGTGACCAGAAGCTGCTGGCGATCGAAGCCTGGAGCGCGCGCAAGCCGATCCAGCAAGGCGGGCTGCTGAAGTTCGTCCACGGCGGCGAATACCACGCCTACAACCCGGACGTGGTCAACACCTTGCAGGCCGCCGTGCAGCAGGGCGACTACGTCAAGTTCAAGGAATACACCGCGCTGGTCGATCAGCGCCCGGTGTCGATGATCCGTGACCTGCTCAAGGTCAAGGTCGCCGAGCAGCCGATCACCCTGGAGCAGGTCGAGCCGCTGACCGAGATCCTCAAGCGCTTCGACTCCGCCGGTATCTCCCTCGGTGCGTTGTCGCCCGAGGCGCACGAAGCCCTGGCCGAGGCGATGAACCGCCTGGGCGCACGCTCCAACTCCGGCGAAGGCGGCGAAGACCCGGCGCGCTACGGCACCCTGCGCAGTTCCAAGATCAAGCAGGTGGCCACGGGCCGTTTCGGCGTCACCCCCGAATACCTGGTCAACGCCGAAGTGCTGCAGATCAAGGTGGCCCAAGGCGCCAAGCCCGGTGAGGGCGGTCAGCTGCCGGGCGGCAAGGTCAATGGCCTGATCGCCAAGCTGCGCTACGCGGTCCCGGGTGTGACGCTGATCTCGCCACCTCCGCACCACGACATCTACTCGATCGAAGACCTGGCCCAGCTGATCTTCGACCTCAAGCAGGTCAATCCGCAGGCGCTGGTGTCGGTCAAGCTGGTCGCCGAGGCCGGCGTCGGCACCATCGCCGCAGGTGTGGCCAAGGCCTACGCCGACCTCATCACCATCTCCGGCTACGACGGTGGTACCGGCGCCTCGCCGCTGACCTCGATCAAGTACGCCGGTGCGCCATGGGAACTGGGCCTGGCCGAAACGCACCAGACCCTGCGTGGCAACGACCTGCGCGGCAAGGTGCGAGTGCAGACCGACGGCGGCCTGAAGACCGGCCTGGACGTGATCAAGGCGGCCATTCTCGGCGCCGAGAGCTTCGGCTTCGGCACCGCGCCGATGATCGCCCTGGGCTGCAAGTACCTGCGCATCTGCCACCTGAACAACTGCGCCACGGGCGTGGCCACGCAGAACGACAAGCTGCGCAAGGACCACTACATCGGCACCGTCGACATGGTGGTGAACTTCTTCACCTTCGTCGCCGAGGAAACCCGCGAGTGGCTGGCGCGCCTGGGCGTGCGCAGCCTGGGTGAGCTGATCGGTCGTACCGACCTGCTGGACGTGCTGCCGGGCGACACCGAGCGCCAGCAGCACCTGGACCTCAGCCCGCTGCTGGGCAGCAGCCATGTGCCGGCCGACAAGCCGCAGTTCTGCCAGGTCGAGAAGAACCCGCCGTTCGACAAGGGCGAGCTGGCCGAGAAGATGGTCGCCCTGGCCCTGCCGGCCGTGCGCGACAAGGCCGGTGGCAGCTTCGACCTGAACATCTGCAACTGCGACCGCTCCATCGGTGCGCGGGTGTCCGGCGAGATCGCCCGCCTGCATGGCAACCAGGGCATGGCCGCCGCGCCGCTCACCTTCCGCTTCAAGGGCACGGCCGGGCAGAGCTTCGGCGTCTGGAACGCCGGTGGCCTGCACCTGCACCTGGAAGGCGATGCCAATGACTACGTCGGCAAGGGCATGACCGGTGGCAAGCTGACCATCGTGCCACCGGCCGGCAGCCCGTTCGAGACGCAGCACAGCGCCATCATCGGCAATACCTGCCTGTATGGCGCCACCGGTGGCCGGCTGTTCGCCGCCGGCACGGCGGGCGAGCGTTTCGGCGTGCGCAACTCCGGTGCCCACGCGGTGGTGGAAGGCACGGGCGATCACTGCTGTGAATACATGACCGGTGGCTTCGTCTGCGTCCTGGGCAAGACCGGTTACAACTTCGGCTCTGGCATGACCGGCGGTTTCGCCTACGTGCTCGACCAGGACAACACCTTCGTCGACAAGCTCAACCACGAGCTGGTGGAAATCCAGCGCATCAGTGGCGAGGCGATGGAGGCCTACCGCACGCACCTGGCGCGCGTCCTGGCCGAATACGTGCAGGAAACCGGCAGCGAGTGGGGGCGTGAGCTCTCGGAGAACCTGGAGGACTACGTGCGGCGCTTCTGGCTGGTCAAGCCCAAGGCGGCCAACCTCAAGCACCTGCTCTCCAGCACCCGCGCCAACCCGCAATAA